The Allocatelliglobosispora scoriae genome contains a region encoding:
- a CDS encoding DNA/RNA helicase domain-containing protein, which translates to MLAEQARFALNSGVGAPEIRSWDRSLPAFLADMADAGLGDVEVLLEHQLPYSPKRADLILCGAHPRTGAPSFVMVELKQWSHAEPVDEDLVQIDRYTQPVLHPAEQVRRYCQQLVDFTPVLAEQPDAVHGLAYLHNARDAGVWNIRQYRTDDWGSLYTLDSKAALVDRLRARLDPAAGRGPARAAAETLLNAELAPSRKLLAVAAGELRERQQFVLLDEQQVAFATVRAAVERSRTARQQTVVIVVGGPGSGKSVIALSLLGELSRRGLRVLHATGSSAFTNTMRKVAGTRNTAVQKMFVYFNNFIGAKPRSLDVLLCDEAHRLRETSVNRFTPKDRRAAARQQVDELIDVAQVPVFLLDDKQIVRPGEMGSEVAIRHAAQALGCKVETVRLQGQYRSGGSDAYDAWSVRLLGLHPDPPEPWSVSASGDDGRFLVRSAASPVELESWLLHQQSGHDGTTARIAAGYCWPWSDPVLREGRKVLVADVVIGDWARPWNVKPEEKVPDAPASYFWATDTRGFGQVGCIYTAQGFEYDWAGVIFGPDFVRRGDAWVAQLSHCKDPAVRRADGGSFTELIRNTYRVLLTRGMRGVVVYSTDPETQAFLEQMTR; encoded by the coding sequence GTGCTCGCAGAGCAGGCGCGATTCGCGCTCAACAGCGGTGTCGGCGCCCCGGAGATCCGGTCCTGGGACCGTAGTCTGCCGGCCTTCCTCGCCGACATGGCCGATGCCGGGCTGGGTGATGTCGAGGTCCTGCTGGAGCACCAGCTGCCCTACAGCCCGAAGCGAGCCGATCTGATCCTCTGCGGCGCCCACCCGCGTACCGGGGCGCCTTCGTTCGTCATGGTCGAGCTCAAGCAGTGGAGCCACGCCGAGCCCGTCGACGAGGACCTGGTCCAGATCGACCGCTACACCCAGCCGGTGCTGCACCCGGCAGAGCAGGTGCGCCGGTACTGCCAGCAGCTCGTGGACTTCACTCCGGTGCTGGCCGAGCAGCCCGACGCGGTGCACGGCCTCGCCTACCTGCACAACGCCCGCGACGCCGGCGTGTGGAACATCCGCCAGTACCGCACCGACGACTGGGGCAGCCTCTACACCCTCGACAGCAAGGCGGCCTTGGTCGACAGGCTGCGTGCCCGTCTCGACCCCGCGGCCGGCCGGGGCCCGGCCCGCGCCGCGGCCGAGACGCTGCTCAACGCGGAGCTCGCCCCGTCGCGCAAGCTGCTCGCGGTCGCCGCCGGCGAGCTGCGCGAGCGCCAGCAGTTCGTCCTGCTCGACGAGCAGCAGGTGGCGTTCGCCACCGTCAGGGCGGCTGTCGAGCGCTCCCGCACGGCCCGGCAGCAGACCGTCGTCATCGTCGTGGGCGGCCCGGGTTCGGGCAAGAGCGTGATCGCGTTGAGCCTGCTGGGCGAGCTCAGCCGCCGGGGCCTGCGGGTGCTGCACGCGACCGGGTCCAGCGCCTTCACCAACACCATGCGCAAGGTCGCCGGCACCCGCAACACCGCGGTGCAGAAGATGTTCGTCTACTTCAACAACTTCATCGGCGCCAAGCCGCGCTCGCTGGACGTGCTGCTGTGCGACGAGGCGCACCGGTTGCGCGAGACCAGTGTCAACAGGTTCACGCCCAAGGACCGGCGGGCTGCGGCCCGCCAGCAGGTCGACGAGCTGATCGACGTCGCGCAGGTGCCGGTGTTCCTGCTCGACGACAAGCAGATCGTGCGTCCGGGGGAGATGGGCTCGGAGGTCGCGATCCGGCATGCGGCGCAGGCGCTGGGGTGCAAGGTGGAGACCGTGCGCCTGCAGGGGCAGTACCGTTCCGGTGGCTCGGACGCCTACGACGCCTGGTCGGTCCGCCTGCTGGGTCTGCACCCGGATCCGCCCGAGCCCTGGTCTGTGTCGGCTTCCGGTGACGATGGGCGTTTCCTCGTCCGGTCCGCTGCTTCTCCGGTCGAGCTCGAGTCGTGGCTGCTGCACCAGCAGTCCGGCCACGACGGAACCACCGCGCGTATCGCGGCGGGGTACTGCTGGCCTTGGAGCGACCCGGTGCTGCGCGAGGGTCGCAAGGTCCTCGTCGCCGACGTGGTCATCGGCGACTGGGCCCGGCCGTGGAACGTCAAACCGGAGGAGAAGGTTCCCGACGCGCCGGCTTCGTACTTCTGGGCGACCGACACGCGGGGGTTCGGGCAGGTCGGCTGCATCTACACCGCGCAGGGCTTCGAGTACGACTGGGCCGGTGTCATCTTCGGCCCTGACTTCGTGCGCCGCGGTGACGCCTGGGTGGCGCAGCTGTCGCATTGCAAGGATCCTGCGGTGAGGCGCGCCGACGGCGGCTCCTTCACCGAGCTGATCCGCAACACCTACCGGGTGCTGCTCACGCGCGGCATGCGCGGCGTGGTCGTGTACTCCACCGACCCGGAGACCCAGGCGTTCCTGGAGCAGATGACCCGCTGA